The following are encoded in a window of Vigna unguiculata cultivar IT97K-499-35 chromosome 8, ASM411807v1, whole genome shotgun sequence genomic DNA:
- the LOC114193630 gene encoding cytochrome b561 domain-containing protein At4g18260-like: MGVQQQLGAFLFQVSIVFVMFLIVSASEEHKKVRGRHSSRKDHSTKMSPRLQFEITLHGLLLWASMAFLLPVGILVIRLSNREGNRRRLRIIFYVHAVLQKLAVLLATAGAVMSIKNFNNSFNNSHQRLGVALYGIMWLQVLVGIFRPQRGSKRRSVWFFAHWIMGTAVSLLGVLNVFIGLQAYQEKTSKSITTWKILFSVQICLIVIFYLLQEKWVYIKNQGVV, from the exons ATGGGAGTTCAGCAACAGCTCGGTGCTTTCCTCTTTCAAGTAAGCATTGTTTTTGTCATGTTTCTCATTGTTAGCGCATCTGAAGAGCACAAGAAAGTTAGAGGCAGACATTCAAGCAGAAAAGACCATAGCACCAAG ATGAGTCCTAGACTTCAGTTCGAGATCACATTACATGGGCTTCTCTTGTGGGCTTCAATGGCGTTCTTGCTGCCTGTTGGTATACTAGTCATTAGACTGTCAAACAGAGAGGGGAACCGAAGAAGGCTTAGAATCATATTCTATGTTCATGCAGTTCTGCAG AAGCTTGCGGTACTTCTTGCTACTGCAGGAGCTGTCATGTccataaaaaatttcaacaacTCCTTCAACAATAGTCATCAAAGATTAGGGGTAGCATTATATGGCATTATGTGGCTGCAAGTTCTAGTTGGCATTTTTCGACCACAAAG GGGATCCAAAAGAAGAAGTGTGTGGTTCTTTGCACACTGGATAATGGGAACTGCAGTGTCATTATTGGGTGTCCTGAATGTATTTATTGGCTTACAAGCCTACCAAGAAAAAACATCTAAAAGCATAACAACTTGGAAAATACTTTTCAGTGTTCAGATATGTTTGATTGTGATTTTCTACCTTCTTCAAGAAAAATGGGTCTACATTAAAAACCAAGGAGTGGTTTAA
- the LOC114193631 gene encoding uncharacterized protein LOC114193631 gives MALVSNSKTHCMAINLTTTASLHSKPSFLTHKHNSPIKFYHPSSFLTTCAQTQGTDTGISQQDASAGTGSLSSSRTQLDLLEQLTSTSSPNTGYESDGSSGKVTIREQLAQLVGERDDDFSIPLGKNLKKVSAKFLTISQKRNIRRQAYLNEVSQRNDSVFFATIGAFVILPPFIILGIAILTGYVQLFP, from the exons ATGGCATTAGTATCCAACTCAAAAACTCACTGCATGGCCATCAATCTCACTACCACTGCTTCTCTTCACTCAAAGCCTTCATTTCTGACACACAAACATAACAGCCCCATCAAATTCTACCACCCTTCTTCTTTTCTCACAACATGTGCTCAAACACAAGGAACTGACACTGGAATCTCACAGCAAGATGCTTCTGCTGGAACTG GATCTTTATCTTCTTCTCGTACCCAGTTGGATCTTTTGGAGCAACTTACATCGACAAGCTCACCAAACACTG GCTATGAAAGTGATGGTAGCTCTGGAAAAGTTACAATACGAGAACAACTTGCACAGCTGGTTGGAGAAAGGGATGATGATTTCAGCATACCCCTGGGTAAAAACTTGAAGAAAGTGAGTGCAAAGTTCTTGACCATTTCACAAAAGAGAAATATCAGAAGACAAGCTTACCTGAATGAAGTGTCACAAAGGAATGATTCAGTTTTCTTTGCAACCATAGGAGCATTTGTGATTCTTCCACCTTTTATAATACTAGGAATAGCTATATTAACAGGCTATGTACAGCTTTTTCCTTGA
- the LOC114194086 gene encoding GDSL esterase/lipase At4g10955-like, whose translation MAKQVLPSESHPYAFHVSGPRNFTSLNWRDLIVSSWKDANYKKTVIACFIQAVYLLELDRQEKRTQGNSLAPNWWIPFKYKLKQTLIDARDGSIFGAILEWDRSAALSELIPMRPSGAPRAVLALRGTLLKSPTMRRDIEDDLRFLAWESLKGSVRYNAALEILKLICGKYGSNNVCIAGHSLGAGFALQVGKELAKEGIFVEAHLFNPPSVSLAMSFKTIGEKAEFVWNRLKSMLPYGSSSEAQISDADTMASGAGLKSKMGQACGSGLAKWVPYLYVNNGDYICCYYNDGGGRKVSVGSTKGEVAAKVFVVSKEKQRFVEAHGLEQWWSSDAELQQVIHSSKLITRQLRSLYTATPSQINS comes from the exons ATGGCCAAGCAGGTTCTTCCTTCTGAATCTCACCCGTATGCCTTTCATGTCTCTGGCCCTCGCAATTTCACTTCCCTCAATTGGAGGGACCTTATTGTTTCAAGTTG GAAGGATGCAAATTACAAGAAAACTGTGATTGCATGCTTTATACAGGCAGTGTATTTGCTGGAACTTGATAGGCAAGAGAAGAGAACACAGGGAAATAGTCTTGCTCCAAATTGGTGGATTCCCTTCAAGTACAAGCTCAAACAAACACTGATCGATGCAAGAGATGGATCCATTTTTGGTGCGATTCTTGAATGGGACAGATCTGCTGCACTGTCTGAGCTGATACCAATGAGACCAAGTGGTGCCCCAAGAGCAGTCTTGGCACTGAGAGGAACATTACTGAAAAGCCCTACAATGAGAAGAGACATTGAAGATGACCtacgttttcttgcttgggaaAGCTTGAAGGGTTCTGTGAGGTATAATGCAGCTCTGGAGATACTGAAATTGATTTGTGGTAAATATGGAAGCAACAATGTATGCATTGCAGGACATTCTTTAGGAGCAGGTTTTGCTCTTCAAGTTGGGAAGGAACTAGCAAAAGAAGGGATTTTTGTGGAGGCACATTTGTTCAATCCACCTTCTGTTTCACTAGCCATGAGTTTCAAAACTATTGGAGAAAAAGCTGAGTTTGTGTGGAATAGACTTAAATCCATGCTTCCTTATGGTAGTAGCAGTGAAGCTCAAATCAGTGATGCAGACACAATGGCTTCTGGTGCAGGATTGAAGAGTAAGATGGGTCAAGCATGTGGTTCTGGTTTGGCAAAATGGGTTCCTTATTTGTATGTTAACAATGGTGATTATATATGTTGCTACTACAATGATGGTGGTGGCAGAAAGGTGAGTGTGGGAAGCACGAAGGGAGAAGTTGCAGCGAAGGTGTTTGTTGTGTCTAAGGAGAAACAGAGGTTTGTTGAGGCTCATGGGTTGGAACAATGGTGGTCAAGTGATGCAGAACTTCAGCAGGTTATCCATAGCAGCAAACTCATAACCAGACAGCTTAGATCTTTATACACTGCTACTCCTTCCCAAATAAATTCTTGA
- the LOC114194087 gene encoding GTP-binding nuclear protein Ran-3-like translates to MALPNQQTVDYPSFKLVIVGDGGTGKTTFVKRHITGEFEKKYEPTIGVEVHPLDFFTNCGKIRFYCWDTAGQEKFGGLRDGYYIHGQCAIIMFDVTARLTYKNVPTWHRDLCRVCENIPIVLCGNKVDVKNRQVKAKQVTFHRKKNLQYYEISAKSNYNFEKPFLYLARKLAGDPNLHFVESPALAPPEVQIDLAAQQQHEAELAAAASQPLPDDDDDAFE, encoded by the exons ATG GCTTTGCCCAATCAGCAAACTGTTGATTACCCAAGTTTCAAACTCGTAATCGTTGGCGACGGTGGCACAG GAAAGACAACATTTGTGAAAAGGCATATTACTGGGGAATTCGAGAAGAAATACGAAC CGACAATCGGTGTGGAGGTTCACCCGTTGGATTTTTTCACCAACTGTGGAAAGATTCGATTCTACTGCTGGGATACGGCTGGACAGGAGAAGTTCGGTGGCCTCAGAGATGGATACTA TATTCATGGGCAATGTGCGATTATCATGTTTGATGTTACTGCCCGATTAACCTACAAAAATGTCCCTACCTGGCATCGTGATCTTTGCAG GGTTTGTGAAAACATCCCAATTGTTCTTTGCGGTAACAAGGTTGATGTCAAGAACAGGCAGGTGAAGGCAAAACAGGTTACTTTCCACAGGAAGAAGAACTTGCAGTACTACGAGATCTCAGCTAAGAGTAACTACAACTTTGAGAAGCCATTTTTGTATCTTGCTCGTAAACTTGCAGG TGATCCTAACTTGCACTTTGTAGAATCTCCTGCATTGGCTCCACCTGAAGTTCAAATTGATTTAGCTGCACAGCAACA GCATGAAGCTGAGCTTGCTGCAGCTGCCAGTCAGCCCCTTCCGGACGATGATGATGACGCTTTTGAGTAG
- the LOC114194085 gene encoding GDSL esterase/lipase At4g10955-like, with protein MFLGTKTDIMCVDGANDCFVLCRKDADYKRVAMASLVKAVYMLELDRQENRTQENALAPSWWMPLKYKLTHKLIDKRDGSIFGAIFEWDRSAALSDFIPIRPNGAPKAVLALRGTLLRSHTGRRDIEDDIRFAAWESLKGSFRFQETLEALISVSDMHGSRNVCIAGHSLGAGFALQVGKELAKEGINVEAHLFNPPSLSLAMNIGYIGEGAEYVWNGLKSMFVSSNEVQVSNDGHKTYGISVKRFMGQLSGMMDAYFGVGNRVPHLYINSNDYISCLYFYGTREITDSENMVPAEGKNVAKLFVVSKKNQEFLEAHGLKQWFSSDAELGQDIHNCKLISKQLSTLNIATPSLVIFLLYPHLASLAMSHINIRGTTDYLWNILKSVPLSSGKGQVSNDGDNTSGVGLKGWTSQLSRLKDASFWVVKCVSYLKVYKNGGTREKKIEEKKDLTDRQLRAKLLVVSKEKQEFLAAHGLEQWWPSDAELVQTIHDREHIRHLYSSTLWETAHLLNPSFVTLAMNLRNIGKAQVSNDGDNSGVGLKVGCLSYLA; from the coding sequence ATGTTTTTAGGGACAAAGACGGATATTATGTGCGTGGATGGTGCTAATGATTGTTTTGTGCTATGCAGGAAGGATGCAGATTATAAACGAGTGGCCATGGCTAGCCTTGTAAAGGCAGTTTACATGCTTGAACTTGATAGACAGGAGAACAGAACACAGGAAAATGCTCTTGCTCCAAGTTGGTGGATGCCCTTGAAGTACAAGCTCACCCATAAATTGATTGATAAAAGGGATGGATCTATTTTTGGTGCAATATTTGAATGGGATAGATCTGCAGCATTGTCTGATTTTATACCAATTAGACCAAATGGTGCACCTAAAGCTGTTTTGGCACTCAGAGGAACATTACTCAGAAGCCATACAGGGCGAAGAGATATTGAGGATGACATCCGTTTTGCTGCTTGGGAAAGCTTGAAGGGCTCTTTCAGGTTTCAAGAAACTTTGGAGGCACTGATATCAGTTTCTGATATGCATGGAAGCAGGAATGTTTGCATTGCAGGGCATTCCTTGGGGGCTGGATTTGCTCTTCAGGTGGGAAAGGAACTAGCAAAAGAAGGGATTAATGTGGAGGCACATTTATTTAATCCACCTTCTCTTTCACTAGCCATGAATATTGGATATATTGGAGAAGGGGCCGAGTATGTCTGGAATGGACTTAAATCAATGTTTGTATCAAGTAATGAAGTTCAAGTTAGCAATGATGGACATAAGACTTATGGTATAAGTGTGAAGCGATTTATGGGTCAGTTATCAGGTATGATGGATGCTTATTTTGGCGTTGGAAATAGGGTTCCTCATTTGTATATTAACAGCAATGACTATATCAGTTGCCTTTACTTTTATGGAACCAGAGAGATCACAGACAGCGAAAATATGGTTCCTGCAGAAGGAAAAAATGTAGCAAAGTTGTTTGTTGTCTCAAAGAAAAACCAGGAATTTCTTGAGGCGCATGGCCTGAAACAGTGGTTTTCAAGTGATGCAGAACTTGGGCAGGATATCCATAATTGCAAACTAATAAGCAAGCAACTTAGCACTTTGAACATTGCTACACCTTCActagtaatatttttactttatccACATCTTGCTTCACTTGCCATGAGTCACATTAACATCAGAGGAACGACTGATTATCTCTGGAATATACTTAAATCTGTGCCCCTTTCTAGTGGAAAAGGTCAAGTCAGCAATGATGGAGACAATACTTCTGGTGTAGGTTTGAAGGGTTGGACATCTCAGTTATCTCGCTTGAAGGATGCTAGCTTTTGGGTGGTGAAATGTGTTTCTTATCTGAAAGTTTACAAGAATGGTGGCACAAGAGAAAAGAAGATAGAGGAGAAAAAGGATCTTACTGATCGGCAACTTAGAGCAAAGTTGTTGGTTGTCTCCAAAGAAAAACAGGAATTTCTTGCAGCTCATGGCCTGGAACAATGGTGGCCAAGTGATGCCGAACTTGTACAAACTATCCATGATAGGGAACACATTAGGCATTTATACAGCAGTACTCTTTGGGAAACAGCACATTTATTAAATCCATCTTTTGTTACACTTGCTATGAATCTCAGAAATATTGGAAAAGCTCAAGTGAGCAATGATGGAGACAATAGTGGTGTAGGTTTAAAGGTTGGATGCCTCAGTTATCTAGCTTGA
- the LOC114194084 gene encoding conserved oligomeric Golgi complex subunit 5 translates to MASPAAARSPVSATASPIQRLSTFKNPSTGAVSVTNPTSSALDSLASDPIFSAFLSPSFSSTSFSSAALSSGSPASTAEKLHHAIRLLENQLRSEVLSRHNDLLSQLSSLHHADHALSTLRSALSSLQSSVRRLRSELSDPHRSVAAKTAQLSNLHLTTELLQHSIRALRLSKKLRDLMAADPEKLDLAKAAQLHYEILSLCDEYDLGGIDAVDEELDWVRKTGDLLRSEAMKVLERGMEGLNQAEVGTGLQVFYNLGELKITVEQVVNKYKSLGAKSVSVALDMKAVTGGSGYGPGGIRGSGTPHIGGGAKAREALWHRLGNCMDQLHSIAVAVWHLQRVLSKKRDPFSHVLLLDEVIQEGDPMLTERVWEAITKAFASQMKSAFTASSFVKEIFTMGYPKLYSMIENLLERISHDTDVKGVLPAINSSGKEQIISAVEIFQNAFLAHCLSRLSDLVNSVFPMSSRGSVPSKEQISRIITRIQEEIEAVQVDARLTLLVLREVGKVLILLAERAEYQISTGPESRQVSGPATPAQLKNFTLCQHLQDVHTRISSMLKGMPSIAADVLSASLGALYGVACDSVTSLFQAMLDRLESCILQIHDQNFGAHGMDAAMDNNSSPYMEELQKCILHFRSEFLSRLLPSRNSVAPGTENISTRLVQSMASRVLVFFIRHASLVRPLSESGKLRMARDMAELELAVGQNLFPVEQLGAPYRALRAFRPLIFLETSHLASSPLLQDLPPNVILHHLYTRAPEELQSPMQRNKLTPLQYSLWLDSQWEDQIWKGIKATLDDYATNVRSRGDKEFSPVYPLMLQLGSSLVEKDQTSSKS, encoded by the exons ATGGCGTCACCAGCGGCGGCAAGGTCGCCGGTATCCGCCACCGCATCTCCGATCCAACGCCTTTCCACCTTCAAGAACCCCTCCACCGGCGCCGTCAGCGTTACCAACCCGACATCCTCGGCCCTCGACTCTCTGGCCTCGGATCCCATCTTCTCCGCCTTCCTATCCCCTTCGTTCTCCTCCACCTCATTCTCCTCCGCCGCCCTCTCCTCCGGCTCCCCGGCCTCCACCGCGGAGAAGCTCCACCACGCGATCCGCCTCCTCGAGAACCAGCTTCGCTCGGAGGTCCTCTCTCGGCACAACGACCTCCTCTCGCAGCTCTCCTCCCTCCACCACGCCGATCACGCTCTCTCCACCCTTCGATCCGCACTATCCTCTCTCCAGTCCTCCGTCCGCCGCCTCCGTTCTGAGCTCTCCGACCCGCACCGCTCCGTCGCCGCCAAAACCGCCCAGCTCTCCAACCTCCACCTTACAACAGAGCTCCTCCAGCATTCCATCCGCGCCCTACGCCTCTCCAAGAAGCTCCGCGATCTCATGGCCGCCGACCCCGAAAAACTCGATCTCGCCAAGGCCGCGCAGCTGCACTACGAGATCTTGAGCCTGTGCGATGAGTACGACCTTGGCGGCATCGACGCCGTCGACGAAGAGCTTGATTGGGTTAGGAAGACCGGAGATTTGCTTCGGAGCGAGGCGATGAAGGTTCTGGAACGCGGAATGGAAGGGTTGAACCAGGCCGAGGTTGGAACAGGGTTGCAGGTTTTCTACAATCTCGGAGAATTGAAGATCACTGTGGAGCAGGTGGTGAATAAGTACAAGAGTTTGGGTGCTAAGAGTGTGAGTGTGGCATTGGATATGAAGGCTGTTACGGGTGGAAGTGGATACGGTCCCGGTGGGATTAGAGGTTCTGGAACGCCCCACATTGGTGGAGGGGCTAAGGCTAGAGAGGCTCTGTGGCATAGGTTGGGGAATTGCATGGATCAGTTGCATTCTATTGCTGTTGCTGTGTGGCATTTGCAGAGGGTGCTCTCCAAGAAACGGGATCCATTTAGTCATGTTTTGTTGCTTGATGAGGTCATTCAG GAAGGTGATCCCATGCTAACAGAACGTGTGTGGGAGGCCATTACTAAGGCGTTTGCAAGCCAAATGAAGTCTGCTTTCACTGCATCAAGTTTTGTTAAAGAGATTTTTACTATGGGATATCCGAAGCTTTACTCCATGATAGAGAATCTACTTGAAAGAATTTCACATGACACAGATGTCAAAGGAGTATTGCCAGCTATCAATTCGTCTGGGAAGGAGCAGATAATTTCAGCTGTTGAAATATTCCAGAATGCATTTTTGGCTCATTGCTTGAGTCGCCTTTCAGACCTAGTGAATTCTGTATTTCCAATGTCTAGCCGTGGCAGTGTTCCTTCCAAGGAACAAATATCAAGGATTATAACACGCATTCAGGAAGAGATAGAAGCTGTTCAGGTGGATGCACGCTTAACTCTTCTTGTTTTGCGTGAAGTTGGCAAGGTTTTAATTCTTCTTGCAGAACGGGCTGAATACCAG ATATCCACTGGTCCTGAATCACGTCAAGTAAGTGGTCCTGCTACACCGGCACAGCTCAAGAACTTTACATTGTGTCAGCATCTTCAAGATGTTCATACACGAATATCATCCATGCTTAAAGGAATGCCTAGTATTGCTGCAGATGTGTTGTCTGCTTCATTAGGTGCATTATACGGTGTTGCCTGTGATTCTGTAACATCTTTATTCCAGGCAATGCTGGACCGTCTTGAGTCTTGCATATTGCAAATACATGATCAGAACTTTGGAGCGCATGGAATGGATGCTGCTATGGACAACAATTCATCACCTTATATGGAGGAGCTCCAGAAGTGTATTCTTCACTTTCGCAGTGAGTTTCTATCAAGGTTGTTGCCTTCAAGAAATTCTGTAGCTCCCGGGACAGAAAACATATCCACTAGGCTTGTCCAGAGTATGGCTTCACGGGTTCTAGTGTTCTTCATCCGACATGCTTCCCTTGTCAGACCGCTTTCAGAATCAGGCAAGTTGAGGATGGCTAGGGATATGGCTGAATTGGAGCTAGCTGTGGGCCAAAATTTGTTCCCTGTCGAGCAACTTGGTGCACCGTATCGAGCACTTAGAGCATTTCGTCCACTTATTTTCTTGGAAACATCCCATCTTGCATCGTCTCCTCTTCTTCAAGATCTGCCACCGAATGTCATACTACATCATCTGTATACCCGTGCTCCTGAAGAATTGCAGTCACCAATGCAAAGAAACAAACTAACTCCATTGCAGTATTCGTTGTGGCTAGATTCTCAATGGGAGGATCAAATCTGGAAGGGCATCAAAGCAACACTTGATGATTATGCTACAAATGTAAGGAGCAGAGGAGATAAGGAGTTTAGCCCTGTTTATCCTCTCATGCTTCAACTGGGTTCCTCTTTGGTTGAAAAGGATCAGACTTCCTCAAAGTCTTGA
- the LOC114195527 gene encoding cellulose synthase-like protein D4: MSSLNRQPSKKSLRNSGGVSGGPQVGSTSGGPSVKFARRTSSGRYVSLSKDDIDMSSDLSGDYMNYTVHIPPTPDNQPMDSSIAMKAEEQYVSNSLFTGGFNSVTRAHLMDKVIDSEVTHPQMAGSKGSACSICDGRVMRDERGNDITPCECRFKICRDCFIDAQKESGMCPGCKEPYKVGEYEEDLHDYPTNGALQLPAPNGSKNSNMSVMKRNQNGEFDHNKWLFETHGTYGVGNAYWPQDEFDEDGDEAVKAGMLDHEKPWKPLSRITPIPSSIISPYRCLIAVRLVVLVFFLHWRVTHPNNDAIWLWLMSITCEIWFGFSWILDQVPKLCPVNRSTDLAVLFEKFDSPSPSNPTGRSDLPGLDLFVSTADPEKEPPLTTANTILSILAVDYPVEKLACYISDDGGALLTFEAMAEAASFADLWVPFCRKHKIEPRNPDSYFSLKVDPTKNKSRSDFVKDRRRVKREYDEFKVRINGLPDSIRRRSDAFNAREEMKMMKHMKESGADPTDTVKVLKATWMADGTHWPGTWANPSSEHSKGDHAGILQVMLKPPSPDPLLGSADDKIVDFTQVDTRLPMFVYVSREKRPGYDHNKKAGAMNALVRASAILSNGPFILNLDCDHYIYNCKAVREGMCFMMDRGGEDICYIQFPQRFEGIDPSDRYANHNTVFFDGNMRALDGLQGPMYVGTGCMFRRFALYAFDPPMVDKAEEKKDPKHSEDSETPALDASEFDSNLDVNLLPKRFGNSTMLSESIPVAEFQGRPLADHPAIKFGRPPGVLRTPRQPLDATTVAEAVSVISCWYEDKTEWGDRVGWIYGSVTEDVVTGYRMHNRGWRSVYCITKRDAFRGSAPINLTDRLHQVLRWATGSVEIFFSQNNAFLASKRLKILQRLAYLNVGIYPFTSLFLVVYCFLPALSLFSGFFIVQTLSIAFLVYLLLITVCLVALAVLEVRWSGVELEQWWRNEQFWLISGTSAHLAAVVQGLLKVIAGIEISFTLTTKSSGDDDEDIYADLYIVKWSSLMVPPIVIAMMNIIGIVVSFSRTIYSANPQWSKFIGGAFFSFWVLAHLYPFAKGLMGRRGKTPTIVYVWSGLIAITLSLLWVAINPPQGGDGQGVGGDFQFP, encoded by the exons ATGTCTTCACTAAATAGACAACCTTCGAAGAAATCACTACGAAACAGTGGAGGAGTATCCGGTGGTCCTCAAGTAGGAAGCACTTCTGGTGGACCATCTGTTAAATTTGCGAGAAGAACTTCAAGTGGGAGATACGTGAGTCTTTCAAAAGATGACATTGACATGTCCTCAGATTTATCTGGGGATTATATGAACTACACCGTTCATATACCCCCCACCCCTGATAATCAACCCATGGACTCATCTATTGCAATGAAAGCCGAAGAACAATATGTTTCAAATTCTTTATTCACCGGAGGATTCAACAGTGTAACCAGAGCACATCTTATGGATAAGGTCATCGATTCTGAAGTAACCCACCCTCAAATGGCAGGCTCCAAAGGCTCTGCGTGTTCTATTTGTGATGGCAGGGTCATGAGGGATGAGAGAGGAAATGATATCACTCCATGTGAGTGTag GTTCAAGATTTGTAGAGACTGCTTTATAGATGCACAAAAAGAATCTGGTATGTGTCCCGGTTGCAAGGAGCCGTATAAAGTGGGGGAGTACGAGGAAGACCTCCACGATTATCCAACCAATGGGGCATTGCAATTACCAGCACCGAATGGTTCCAAAAATTCAAACATGTCGGTTATGAAGAGAAACCAGAACGGAGAATTCGACCATAATAAATGGTTGTTCGAGACTCACGGTACCTATGGAGTTGGTAATGCTTATTGGCCTCAAGATGAGTTCGATGAAGATGGTGATGAAGCGGTAAAGGCAGGAATGCTTGATCACGAGAAGCCATGGAAACCTTTGAGCCGGATAACACCAATCCCGTCAAGCATTATTAGTCCTTAcag GTGTCTCATTGCTGTTCGATTAGTAGTACTGGTGTTCTTTTTACACTGGAGAGTGACGCATCCAAATAATGATGCAATATGGTTGTGGCTCATGTCGATTACTTGTGAGATATGGTTTGGTTTCTCATGGATTCTGGATCAAGTTCCCAAGCTTTGTCCTGTGAATCGTTCCACTGATCTTGCTGttctttttgaaaagtttgatAGTCCATCCCCATCAAACCCTACAGGGAGATCTGATCTACCTGGTCTGGACCTCTTTGTGTCCACTGCAGATCCTGAGAAGGAGCCACCTCTTACCACTGCTAATACCATTCTTTCCATATTAGCGGTTGATTATCCTGTTGAGAAGCTTGCATGTTACATTTCCGATGATGGAGGTGCTCTATTGACTTTTGAAGCCATGGCTGAGGCTGCTAGTTTTGCCGATCTATGGGTTCCCTTTTGTCGAAAACACAAAATTGAGCCGAGAAATCCAGATAGTTACTTCAGCTTGAAAGTTGACCCCACCAAGAACAAAAGCAGATCAGATTTTGTGAAAGACAGAAGGAGGGTGAAGAGGGAGTACGACGAGTTCAAGGTTCGCATAAATGGCCTCCCAGATTCCATCAGGAGAAGATCCGATGCATTCAATGCGAGAgaggagatgaagatgatgaaacaTATGAAGGAGAGTGGGGCTGATCCTACAGACACTGTCAAAGTGTTGAAGGCCACGTGGATGGCTGATGGCACCCACTGGCCTGGTACTTGGGCAAATCCTTCAAGCGAACATTCTAAAGGTGATCATGCAGGAATACTTCAG GTGATGTTGAAGCCGCCAAGTCCCGATCCACTGTTGGGAAGTGCAGATGACAAGATTGTGGACTTCACACAAGTAGACACAAGGCTGCCAATGTTTGTGTACGTTTCTCGAGAGAAACGACCAGGTTATGATCATAACAAGAAAGCTGGTGCCATGAATGCATTAGTTCGAGCTTCTGCAATTTTGTCGAACGGACCGTTCATTCTGAACCTTGACTGCGACCATTACATCTACAACTGCAAGGCGGTGCGAGAAGGTATGTGCTTCATGATGGATAGAGGCGGCGAGGACATATGCTACATCCAGTTTCCTCAGAGATTCGAAGGCATCGACCCCTCAGATCGTTATGCCAATCACAACACCGTGTTTTTCGACGGTAACATGCGAGCGCTTGACGGTCTTCAAGGTCCGATGTACGTGGGAACCGGATGCATGTTCAGGAGGTTTGCTCTATACGCATTCGACCCTCCGATGGTGGACAAGGCGGAGGAAAAGAAAGACCCTAAGCATAGTGAAGACTCTGAAACACCGGCCTTGGATGCTAGCGAGTTTGATTCAAACCTCGACGTGAACTTATTACCTAAGCGGTTTGGTAACTCAACCATGTTGTCTGAGAGCATACCTGTTGCAGAGTTCCAAGGTCGTCCTTTGGCGGATCACCCCGCCATCAAGTTTGGACGCCCACCTGGTGTTCTTAGGACCCCTCGCCAGCCACTCGATGCAACTACTGTAGCTGAAGCTGTATCTGTCATTTCTTGCTG GTACGAGGATAAGACAGAATGGGGAGACAGAGTGGGTTGGATTTACGGGTCTGTGACAGAAGATGTGGTGACAGGGTACCGCATGCACAACCGTGGATGGCGTTCGGTGTACTGCATAACAAAGCGAGATGCATTCCGCGGATCAGCTCCGATTAACCTCACCGATAGACTGCACCAGGTGCTGCGATGGGCCACAGGCtctgttgaaatatttttctcaCAGAACAACGCTTTTCTTGCGAGTAAACGCCTCAAGATTCTCCAACGTTTGGCATACCTCAACGTCGGCATCTACCCCTTCACCTCTCTATTTCTCGTTGTGTATTGCTTCCTCCCCGCGCTCTCTCTATTCTCCGGATTCTTCATCGTCCAAACTCTCAGCATCGCCTTCTTGGTCTACCTGCTCCTCATCACCGTGTGCTTGGTGGCGCTGGCTGTTCTTGAGGTTCGATGGTCCGGCGTGGAGTTAGAGCAGTGGTGGAGAAACGAACAGTTCTGGCTTATTTCTGGAACCAGTGCTCACTTGGCTGCTGTGGTGCAAGGACTGCTCAAGGTGATTGCAGGGATTGAGATTTCCTTCACTTTGACAACTAAATCATCAGGAGATGACGACGAAGACATATACGCAGATTTGTACATAGTGAAGTGGAGCTCCTTGATGGTTCCACCCATTGTGATTGCTATGATGAACATCATCGGCATTGTCGTGTCGTTTTCCAGAACCATTTACAGTGCAAACCCACAATGGAGCAAGTTCATCGGAGGAGCATTCTTCAGTTTTTGGGTGCTTGCTCATCTCTACCCTTTCGCAAAAGGGTTGATGGGGAGGAGAGGCAAGACACCCACCATCGTTTATGTGTGGTCTGGTCTCATTGCAATCACACTCTCTCTGCTCTGGGTTGCCATTAATCCTCCACAAGGTGGCGATGGACAAGGTGTTGGAGGAGACTTTCAGTTTCCATGA